The following are from one region of the Stanieria sp. NIES-3757 genome:
- a CDS encoding cation-transporting ATPase: protein MSTKTTPIDRETASSCSVEEVLQSFSVDLEQGLDSATVKRRRQKYGANQLQEFKQRSAWQILITQFKSPIIGLLAVAAILSFVFQEWVEGIAVIIAILLNATIGFFTEIKAVRSMESLHQLSETKTKVRRARRIQEINAEELVPGDIVILDSGDLIAADLRVIKASKLQIDESPLTGESVPVSKTTEPLERELPLAERTNMLYKGTAITRGSGEGVVVAIGMETELGHISSLTAEAEEEVTPLEKRLDSLGRRLIWITLVIATVIVVVGTLGGRDLYLMVETAIALSVAAVPEGLPIVATVALARGMWRMAKRNALINRLSAVETLGATSVICTDKTGTLTENRMTVAEIAVDQGRIEVTGEGLEAKGEFNLDSHRIEPDSQETLKALLEVGVLCNNAALPYEQDNDDHKVIGDPMEVALLVAGAKAGINHQEILQQQPEVKEEAFDSETKMMATYHETDGKYRVAVKGAPESVLPACSHYLTAEGAKAMNRQGYEAWQQKCDRLAQDGLRILALAQKTVDSSEIKPYEELTLLGVVGLLDPPRQDVKKALKACHQAGIRAIMVTGDQPVTARNIGLAVGLTTEQEVEAVPGKALKSPDELSPQEHERLRQVPIFARVSPEQKLNLIALHQEAGSVVAMTGDGVNDAPALKKADIGVAMGKRGTQVAREAADMVLQDDAFSSIIAAVEQGRAIFNNIRKFTLYLLSGNVGEIIVVAAASFTDAPLPLLPLQILFLNAVNDVFPALALGLGAGNPTLMQHPPRDSKESILTKSHWRAIALYGFLIAIPVLAVFAYVLVYLGIEEKQAITISFMTLAFGRLWHVFNMRDTGSGLIKNEVTTNHYIWGALLICTGLLLSAVYLPGLSNVLQTVNPGLEGWGIIFAVSLVPLVIGQIVKQIRGRRRKQQFSGQSS, encoded by the coding sequence ATGTCCACCAAAACCACCCCAATCGATCGAGAGACAGCTAGTTCTTGTTCAGTAGAGGAAGTTCTGCAAAGTTTTTCAGTTGACTTAGAGCAAGGATTAGACAGTGCTACAGTCAAACGAAGAAGACAAAAATACGGTGCTAATCAACTTCAAGAGTTTAAGCAGCGTAGTGCTTGGCAAATTTTAATTACTCAGTTTAAAAGTCCGATTATTGGTCTTTTGGCAGTAGCAGCAATTCTTTCTTTTGTCTTTCAGGAATGGGTTGAAGGGATAGCTGTGATTATTGCTATTTTGTTGAATGCCACAATTGGTTTTTTTACTGAAATTAAAGCAGTTCGTTCGATGGAGTCTCTGCACCAACTTAGCGAGACGAAAACTAAAGTAAGGCGAGCTAGGAGAATACAAGAGATCAATGCTGAAGAACTTGTTCCTGGAGATATTGTCATTTTAGATAGTGGAGATTTGATTGCTGCTGATTTACGAGTAATTAAAGCCTCTAAACTGCAAATTGATGAATCCCCTTTAACAGGAGAATCGGTTCCTGTCAGTAAAACTACAGAGCCATTAGAACGAGAATTACCTCTTGCCGAGCGTACTAATATGTTGTACAAAGGCACGGCAATTACTAGAGGTTCGGGGGAAGGGGTTGTTGTGGCAATCGGGATGGAGACAGAATTAGGTCATATTTCTTCCCTTACTGCCGAAGCAGAAGAAGAAGTTACGCCTTTAGAAAAACGACTCGATAGTCTAGGACGCAGGTTAATTTGGATTACTTTAGTAATCGCAACTGTCATAGTTGTGGTGGGAACTCTTGGTGGTAGAGATTTATATCTCATGGTCGAAACAGCGATCGCACTGTCGGTGGCTGCTGTACCAGAAGGATTACCAATTGTAGCGACGGTTGCCTTGGCACGGGGAATGTGGCGCATGGCAAAACGAAATGCTTTAATTAATCGTCTTTCGGCGGTAGAAACATTGGGTGCAACTAGTGTTATTTGTACAGATAAAACAGGTACTTTAACCGAGAATCGCATGACAGTGGCGGAAATTGCTGTGGATCAGGGCAGGATTGAAGTGACGGGAGAGGGATTGGAAGCCAAGGGGGAATTTAATCTAGATAGTCATAGAATTGAACCTGATTCCCAAGAAACCCTGAAAGCACTGTTAGAAGTTGGGGTGTTATGTAACAATGCTGCTTTACCCTACGAACAAGATAACGACGACCATAAAGTAATTGGCGATCCGATGGAAGTTGCTTTGTTAGTCGCAGGGGCTAAAGCGGGAATTAACCATCAAGAGATTCTTCAGCAACAACCAGAAGTCAAAGAAGAAGCTTTTGATTCGGAAACCAAAATGATGGCAACCTACCACGAAACCGATGGGAAATATCGAGTTGCGGTTAAAGGTGCGCCCGAATCAGTTTTACCAGCTTGTTCTCATTACTTAACTGCCGAAGGTGCTAAAGCAATGAATCGCCAAGGCTATGAAGCTTGGCAACAAAAATGCGATCGCTTGGCTCAAGATGGTTTAAGAATTTTAGCTCTAGCTCAAAAAACTGTTGATAGTAGTGAGATTAAACCATACGAAGAATTAACTCTACTCGGCGTAGTGGGATTGTTAGATCCACCACGACAGGATGTTAAAAAGGCTCTCAAAGCTTGCCACCAAGCAGGAATTCGCGCCATTATGGTTACGGGTGACCAACCAGTCACAGCAAGAAACATTGGATTAGCAGTAGGTTTGACTACTGAACAAGAAGTGGAAGCTGTCCCTGGCAAAGCTTTAAAAAGTCCTGACGAACTATCACCACAAGAACACGAACGTCTGCGACAAGTACCTATTTTTGCCCGTGTCAGTCCCGAACAAAAACTTAATCTAATTGCGCTGCATCAGGAAGCGGGTTCAGTAGTAGCCATGACAGGAGACGGTGTTAATGATGCTCCTGCCCTCAAAAAAGCTGATATTGGTGTAGCGATGGGAAAACGAGGTACGCAGGTAGCTCGCGAAGCAGCCGATATGGTATTGCAAGATGATGCTTTTAGCTCAATTATTGCAGCTGTTGAACAGGGAAGAGCGATTTTTAACAATATTCGTAAATTTACTCTTTATTTACTATCTGGCAACGTAGGAGAAATCATTGTGGTAGCTGCTGCTTCGTTCACCGATGCCCCCTTACCTTTATTACCCTTACAAATTCTCTTTCTTAATGCCGTTAACGATGTCTTTCCTGCTCTCGCTTTAGGGCTTGGTGCGGGTAACCCTACCTTAATGCAACATCCTCCCCGTGATTCTAAAGAATCCATCTTAACTAAAAGTCATTGGAGAGCGATCGCCCTTTATGGATTTTTAATTGCTATTCCCGTCTTGGCTGTGTTTGCTTATGTATTGGTTTATTTAGGGATAGAAGAAAAACAAGCAATTACTATTTCTTTTATGACCTTAGCTTTTGGCAGATTATGGCACGTGTTTAATATGCGTGATACTGGTTCTGGTTTGATTAAAAATGAAGTAACGACCAACCATTATATTTGGGGAGCATTGTTAATCTGTACGGGTTTATTATTATCGGCTGTTTATTTACCAGGGCTATCTAATGTTTTGCAAACGGTTAACCCTGGTTTAGAAGGATGGGGAATCATCTTCGCTGTAAGTTTAGTTCCCCTAGTAATCGGTCAAATAGTTAAACAAATTAGAGGCAGGAGAAGAAAACAGCAATTTTCTGGTCAATCTAGCTAA
- a CDS encoding putative DedA, with translation MLEWIVNTINSLGYFGIGFLMFLENVFPPIPSELIMPLAGFVVTQGKLDFAHVVGAGIVGSILGALPWYYLGKRLGLRRIQFLADKYGQWLTVSGEDVLQAKQWFDRRGNLATGLGRIVPGIRTYISVPAGINRMSFWTFLVYSTVGTAVWVSLLTYAGYLLGENYEQVKRFLGPISTIMIVALIIMTSWWIIKRKTQQN, from the coding sequence ATGCTTGAATGGATTGTAAATACAATTAACTCTCTTGGCTATTTTGGGATTGGATTTTTGATGTTTCTAGAAAACGTTTTTCCACCTATTCCTTCTGAGCTAATTATGCCTCTAGCAGGGTTTGTCGTCACCCAAGGTAAACTAGACTTTGCTCATGTAGTTGGTGCAGGAATAGTTGGTTCAATTTTAGGCGCGTTACCTTGGTATTATTTAGGTAAACGTTTAGGCTTGAGGCGAATTCAATTTCTGGCTGATAAATACGGTCAGTGGTTAACTGTTTCTGGTGAAGATGTTCTCCAAGCCAAGCAATGGTTTGATCGTCGAGGTAATTTAGCAACGGGTTTGGGTCGAATTGTCCCAGGAATACGTACTTATATTTCTGTGCCTGCTGGAATTAATAGAATGTCTTTCTGGACTTTTCTAGTTTATTCAACTGTTGGGACTGCTGTTTGGGTGAGTTTATTAACCTATGCAGGATATTTATTAGGGGAAAATTACGAGCAAGTGAAAAGGTTTCTTGGGCCAATTTCTACGATTATGATTGTGGCACTCATCATTATGACTAGTTGGTGGATTATCAAGCGTAAAACCCAACAAAATTAA
- a CDS encoding MgtC/SapB transporter, translating to MPEDYTFAPIGWHELLLRLGIALLVGAIIGLEREAKSKPAGLRTNMLVCFGSALLVLVPIEIGAAQKNLDILGRAISGVITGVGFIGGGTILRESKVKGLTSAAAIWVSSALGITIGCGLWLLGLGAALVTFVILFVFSKWEDYL from the coding sequence GTGCCAGAAGACTATACTTTTGCTCCTATTGGTTGGCATGAGTTACTCTTGCGTTTAGGCATCGCCTTACTTGTCGGTGCAATTATTGGTTTAGAAAGAGAAGCCAAGAGTAAACCTGCTGGACTAAGAACTAATATGTTAGTTTGTTTTGGCTCGGCTTTATTAGTTCTCGTCCCGATTGAAATTGGTGCAGCCCAAAAAAATTTAGATATTTTAGGTCGAGCTATTTCTGGCGTGATTACTGGTGTTGGCTTTATTGGGGGAGGAACAATTTTACGAGAATCTAAAGTAAAAGGTTTGACTTCTGCTGCTGCGATTTGGGTGTCTTCTGCGCTTGGGATTACAATTGGTTGTGGTTTATGGTTATTAGGATTAGGGGCAGCTTTAGTAACTTTCGTAATTCTGTTTGTTTTTTCTAAATGGGAAGATTATCTTTAA
- a CDS encoding hypothetical protein (protein of unknown function DUF205) translates to MVISIVVAGLFVIVAYLLGSIPTGYLAGRYLKGIDIREYGSGSTGATNVLRSVGKGAAIAVLTIDLLKGAIAILLVKLFYSYASVEILPPSEQSWLITVSALAALIGHSKSIWLQFTGGKSVATALGVLLVMNPLVALGTLAAFGVMLAISRIVSLSSITGAIAVNLMMILLHQPIPYLVFSAIAGVYVILRHTSNIQRLMAGTEPKIGQTASENN, encoded by the coding sequence ATGGTGATTTCTATCGTTGTGGCTGGATTATTTGTAATTGTTGCTTATTTATTAGGTTCAATTCCTACGGGTTATTTAGCTGGACGTTATCTCAAGGGAATTGATATCCGTGAATATGGTTCTGGATCTACTGGTGCAACCAACGTGCTTAGAAGTGTTGGCAAAGGAGCAGCGATCGCTGTTTTAACCATCGATCTACTCAAAGGTGCAATCGCAATTTTATTAGTTAAATTATTTTATTCCTATGCTTCTGTTGAGATTTTACCCCCAAGCGAGCAATCTTGGTTAATTACTGTATCTGCTTTGGCTGCTTTAATCGGTCATAGTAAATCGATTTGGCTGCAATTTACTGGCGGTAAATCCGTTGCTACTGCTTTGGGCGTGTTATTAGTAATGAATCCTCTAGTAGCTTTAGGCACTTTAGCTGCTTTTGGAGTGATGTTAGCAATTTCTCGGATTGTGTCTTTGAGTTCGATTACAGGCGCGATCGCAGTTAATCTAATGATGATTTTACTTCATCAACCAATACCCTATCTAGTCTTCTCCGCGATCGCTGGGGTTTATGTTATTCTTCGTCACACAAGTAATATTCAACGTTTAATGGCAGGTACAGAACCTAAAATCGGGCAGACTGCATCAGAAAATAATTAA